One window of the Etheostoma spectabile isolate EspeVRDwgs_2016 chromosome 16, UIUC_Espe_1.0, whole genome shotgun sequence genome contains the following:
- the psmb10 gene encoding proteasome subunit beta type-10: MLHSLKSCEQQTGGGFCFENSRRNAVLESSLSEFGYKAPSARKTGTTIAGIVYKDGVVLGADTRATDDMVVADKNCMKIHYIAPRIYCCGAGVAADAEITTQIMASNVELHMLNTGRPPLVTMVTRQLKQMLFRYQGHVGSSLIVGGVDVTGAHLYSVYPHGSYDKLPFVTMGSGASAAISVFEDRFKPNMELEEAKQLVHDAIAAGIFCDLGSGSNVDLCVITEAGVKYLRGYDKPTMKGKREGQYRYKPGTTAVLTKTVTPLPLDVVDESVQIMDTA, translated from the exons ATGTTGCACAGTTTGAAGTCCTGTGAGCAGCAGACTGGAGGAGGCTTCTGCTTTGAGAACAGCCGCAG GAATGCAGTGTTGGAGTCCAGTTTGTCAGAGTTTGGCTACAAAGCTCCCAGTGCAAGAAAGACAGGGACCACCATCGCTGGGATTGTTTACAAG GATGGAGTGGTCCTGGGAGCAGACACCAGGGCTACAGACGACATGGTGGTGGCTGACAAAAACTGCATGAAGATTCACTACATCGCTCCGAGGATCTA CTGCTGTGGGGCCGGCGTGGCTGCAGACGCAGAGATAACCACCCAGATCATGGCGTCTAACGTGGAACTGCACATGCTCAACACCGGGCGGCCCCCACTTGTCACCATGGTAACCCGGCAGCTGAAACAGATGCTGTTCAG GTACCAGGGTCATGTCGGTTCATCTCTAATCGTTGGAGGAGTCGACGTGACTGGAGCTCACCTGTACAGTGTTTACCCACATGGCTCCTATGACAAACTGCCTTTCGTCACCATGG GCTCTGGAGCGTCAGCTGCTATCTCTGTATTTGAGGACAGATTCAAACCAAACATGGAG CTAGAAGAGGCAAAGCAGCTTGTCCACGACGCCATCGCCGCAGGGATTTTCTGTGACCTGGGTTCAGGCAGCAATGTGGACCTGTGTGTCATCACCGAGGCTGGGGTGAAGTACCTGCGAGGCTACGACAAGCCCACCATGAAGGGCAAAAG agaGGGACAGTACCGGTATAAGCCTGGCACGACGGCCGTCCTCACAAAAACGGTGACCCCGCTCCCTCTGGACGTGGTCGATGAATCGGTTCAGATCATGGACACGGCCTAA